In the genome of Streptosporangiales bacterium, the window CCAGGACGAGCTCTGGTACGGCGCTGCGCTGACGAAGAACGAGGTGCTGTTCGCCCGTCTCGTCGACGTCTGCGACGAGGGCATCACGGCGCTCGGCGGCCCCGACACCGAGGCGGGGGAGCGGGTGGCGGAGATGCGTGACTTCCTCGCCTTCATGCGTGCGGAGCTGCCGGGCATGCTCGAGCGATGGCGTACCTCTCGCTCGAAGAACACTGCCAGAGAAGCATCTGGCGAGCAAAAGGAGTAAACGCTTTCACGACCGACTGTTCGGTTTCTCCTGCACGATACGTGGCCGCTCCGGCGGGGTCGCACACGAAGTGTCCTCGCGGTGCGGCCTCTGCGTACCCATGGCGTACGATGACGCGCGCTCACTATGCAGGTGAATGAAGGGTGCCCAGGATGAAGGCAGGCAAGGCGGGAGTCGGCACCTCGTCGGCTGGGAAGGTCGGCGACGAGGGGTGGTCCAGACCGCGCCGGCGCCGGCAGGAGCTGATCGACGCGGCAGCCGTCATTTTCTCTGACAAGGGATATGATGCGGCATCGATTCAGGAAATCGCCGACGCTCTCGGAATTCTCAAGGGCAGCGTCTACTACTACATCGATTCCAAGCAGGACCTGCTCTTCGAGATCATCAGCGAACGACAGGACCACACCGACGCCCTGGTCAAGGAACTGCGCCGGGCGGATCTCGACCCGCTGGGCAGGCTCCGCGCCTTCATCACCGAGCACGTCGAGGACGTCATGCGTGATCCGGTGAAGTCGGCGGTGATGTGCCGCGACTTCGAGGCGCTCACGGGGGAGCGCCGCGCCGCCGCGCTGAAGCTGCTCGACCGGCGCAACCGGTTCCTCAGGCAGCAGGTCGTGGACGGGCAGGGTGCCGGCATCGTCTGCCCCGACGTCGACCCGAACCTC includes:
- a CDS encoding TetR family transcriptional regulator, which encodes MKAGKAGVGTSSAGKVGDEGWSRPRRRRQELIDAAAVIFSDKGYDAASIQEIADALGILKGSVYYYIDSKQDLLFEIISERQDHTDALVKELRRADLDPLGRLRAFITEHVEDVMRDPVKSAVMCRDFEALTGERRAAALKLLDRRNRFLRQQVVDGQGAGIVCPDVDPNLALRAVTGMVSWAWQWSGGGRLKPALVGNALSDMVLAGITCHPRHHSAGHRALIGALPAYG